TAAACCAGAAGCTAGTCATAGGGgtgaaataaaatataaaaaaatttcaaaatacagaatatattttttattgggAGAGAGTGGACTGCGATTCCAAGAAAAGTGTAGTTTCAAGCTGGAAATTATACAATTATTGACTGCCAGCTATAGCTATAGTTTGTTAGATGGTTTTTCGTAGAAATGTGAGAGATCGATAACCAtccaatttgttttttttaaaaaagtacatCAAGAATTTTTTAGTGTGAAGAAACGGCACGATTGTAGTGCGATCTGAGTCTAGTCCACCCTCCTTCGATGGAGATGTTGGATGAAGGAGTTCCGATTGTGGTTCAAGGAATTTCCCCATGACTGAACATAGAtttttgtaaaagaaaaaaaaatgcagaattttgatattaaaaactTAGGGGTGAGTAAAATAATGAATGAATACGAAGAACAAAGCAAAGTTACATAAAGTCGCGGGTGCACTCAAAAGTTCTTTTTGACTCCAAGGAGACGTTATGATTAGCACTAGAAAGCCATTTGTGCGCAAGATTTCTGTTTGGCAAAGCTACCATAAAAAAAAAGGGTAAGATAACCGTGCAAGCTTATTTTGAAGTATCATTTGCCCGAAAGGTCGGttcatgtggggacccggacgctaattcattccttaatcgtctttaggaataattcaaacaattataataaatagggtctaatttttttttaaaatacaaagcggaaacgtaatgtaattcaattcaaattacatattaaacataaatatacaaatcttgtattatctacaagaattcaactaggttcaactatatctaagtgctgaatcctaagttgcttcgaagcccggatctccacgctatctagtccagcctctttctcttcttgaccctgatcctatatcccacatgttgccatgcatacatacagacaagacaacagccggataactccggtgagaattatattctcagtataaatcatgtatacatgcaatcataaaaacaatataaaagcatataacagatatgtctaacatgtattcaaatcagaatataaatccatatcaagaataaatcatattctaaacatgtaccatcatcaggaacataaatcaatatgtaccatattcaggaacataatcaacatgaatcaatataactgtcaattagactcatgacgtcacatttaagactagactcaatcctagtctagggatcccggtttccagaagtcagcattcccatatcgaccaacagtaatagaaaagactccagttctatccacgtcgatagggtatcgatcaccagtaatagaagaaataccaattctatccacgtcgatatggtatcgatcaccagtaatataagaagctcgtattcgatccacatcggtatagtatcgatcaccagtaatagaaagaactccaattctatccacatcgatataatatcgatcaccagtaatagaagaagttatgattctatccacatcgatacggtaccgatcaccagtaatagaagaagctccgattctatccacatcgatataatatcgatcatcagtaatagaataagttataattctatccacatctatagccaaacatccggtgacagactttggcacaatcgccaatacactatcttgtgacatcgtgcaatgtgcccgtggcgatcccaccactatcaggcacttctgtcacaagattactcgtctaatacctgctgtctataaatcaagagaacaagtaaatcaatcaaatcaatacagtgaggtaaaatatgtgatttagggaaactcgagccaaacctcactcgagttgtgcaatcccaactcaacattaatttatacctttatcttctcgctccgacgaagacgaagtatcgaagtcaactctgtccatacccaatctgataatgacaatcgaatagatacaatatcagtacataactcagttcaaaacctgttctgattaatactcaaatcaaaacataatctgatcaatgctcatcgacatatgatatcacaataccatctcagtcaataccgaatctgatcaatatcaatttactgatgttttgacggcataaaaatacagtctcaataaccccgtcaatttcaacaccacagatataataccagaactcataatcaatatcggtgcaactcataatttcaataacaacaccaatctgatatcgaatctcaattaatcaattccaaaaatcataacaattacataatcagtccgtttctttatctgacttcgattctatgatgtctaacatgttaagaacatcatatatgaatctcattcaattctgacaacatcataatttcaaaacatatcaaaacgtagtaaaacttacgtccagttgtagcctacgtcgataggaacacagtactgaagtcggatttaaaatcggacggacgaatttctcacaaaaggcgtaaggattttcaacgCATTTACAGAAACTTTTCTCGACtcctatttctttttttttttccttcttctgAAATGCaacttatttcttatatatatatacgtacatGTTGCCAGGTTATGGCAAgtggcttgttcttgttttgcatgcctcgcgcatttgagcgcgcatatgcgccggaagccttatccagctactggactactcgcgcatatgcgcgcactgacatcgcgcatatgcgcgagacctactgtctccgcatatatcccccacatcgcctcgcgcatatgcgcgactcatctccgcgcatatgcgcgagactctctggagttactcgcataggcttcgcaactactggcgcatatgcgcgcctcaatccggcgcatatgcgccaaagcttctgttcCAAAACGTTGGCTTCTGGActgctcgcacatatgcgcgcacccaagtcagcgcatatgcgcgagacctactgtctcggcgtttcgatactcgcgcatatgcgcgcccatctcGGCTTCTGGacattccgcgcatgtgcgcgcttaCACGCCGCGTATGTGCGCGAAGGCACACCCTCGCACATGTGTTTCGCGtctgttctcgtctttcccggtccactccgttccgtctataatcacttcaattaatcaagaaatcatcacAGATTAAtatcagattacggtaaatctacccaaatcatttccgattactgtaatcaaattctcgggccttacagttcAACCCTACTGTTGATCCATAAAGTAgatctattgtgagacggtatcacgaatcttcatctgtgagacgggtcaaccctactgatattcacaataaaaaataaaattcttagcataaaacgtaatatttttttatgaatgacctaaataagatatacgtctcacaaaatacgacccgtgagaccgtctcacacaagtttttgccaattgTAAAAAggtaatttatatattttcgtgTGATGCAATATATTGATTCGTAGAAAAACCATCTGTGACTCGTTTACAATTATTGTATCCAACAGTAAGAATAATACCCGGGATTTAATAATAAACCCCAAAAATAAGTTTTTATGTATGGTTGGTTGGATTCTCCTCCAATACATTTCTTTGTGTATTCTGAAAGGAATTAAAATGAATATCAattatatatcattttaataaatttatagaCTTGTTTATGAACGGAAggaattaatatatttttttccactTAGAATTATTAAAAGTAgtcatataataataataacttaaTAATAAATAGCTGCGTTAATAGATCTCAAATTGGACCACcgaattaattattatatgattattattGTATGGGTAATTAAGCTCACATAGACACGTACACTACCGCAATTCAAAAATCTTGACTTGTTTCGCCCCAAAATTATTTGTTTGTTCAAAGTTTTATCCAAACATGGCGACATCTGGTGCCAATCAACTGCAAAACAGCTGACCACAATTCTGTTTTTTTTGTATTTCTTGAATCAAACACGAATCTGTCTGCTGTCGGATAGCCAATTAACCGGTCATAATTTAGCCGTGGATTTTCTTCTCTTGGTCGGATTAGATTGTTGTCTGTGTGCAAAGAAAAAATTAATGTCCCTCAATTAGAATCGTTATCTTCAACTAGTTGAATGGCAGAGTCCGAAAATCAACTTaacacgggaaatttagggtaaGATTCCGGCAAGCGTTACTAGTACAGACGCAGAGTTTTGAAATTGTCATGAGCTTGGaatcacgaagaagaccgttagaaaggggccaggagggtgtcctgacgtagcccctccgacgctcaagtcagtgactgaggatatatggggagcagctaagggtgctgttgtaaacaatatagtgaataatCAACTGAACgttcaaacctggtatttataggagaatacatggacCCTTGGTGGGCcagtcttccatttgggctggGATGGGCCAAGGGTAGTGGGCCTATCCATGgagtatcaccagtctccctctcccgagtcgaactgaatcgtaggttcaaagttcgattaattgAGTTGTCCTCGATTTATCAGCGACGAAGGCATATTGTGTTAGAGAAATTTACTTGGTTTGTCGTCAACGAACGATGTTACCAACgcgaaaattacggggattgacctgcccggtcaggtcgtgggggtTGCCCCCAAAAGCTCTTCAGAAATAATCATTCGCAAGGGTGAGGGCGTGCAAAAATTcggaaacaaatcaaatcgtAATCCTGCTCCGGAGGGaaatatatcaaatcaaatagcAATCTCCTCCTGAATGGTAAGATTTGGTCTGGGCTCTCCCTATAAATATAGGTTCCCTCCTCACTCCATTCTCACTTCTCCCACACAGAATTTTCTCTGCAATTTACTCACCAGCCCTCTCCCGCCTACGCTCAACGCGCTTGCTTCGTCACCCTGCCCACGCCCTCACCCGACAGCATTCGTGCCCCTCCACAAAGCCTCGCCGCAAGCCCACGCCGAGCCCTCGTCGCGCGCGCCTGCTCGCCCAGCCGAGCACACACTCGAGACCTCGCCTGCACGCTAGCCCTTGCACGCACGCATGCTCGCCCATCCACGCGCACACGCCGCCCACCGCACGCTAGCCCTTGCACGCACGCCCGCCCTAGCGCGCGCTTGCCCTGCTACCAGCCGCGCCGCATGCTGGTTCCTCTTCGCCCAAGCGAGTGCCATGCTCGCCCTCTCCCGCTCGCCCCGCCCCAGCCGAGCCCACCGCCTCGCCAAGTGCTCGCCCGGTGCGCCCTCGCTCCGCATGAGCGCGCCTCGCCCTCGCCGAGAGCCCCGCTCGCCCAGCGCCCCCAGCTCGCCCAACGCTGCCTCTCCTCGCCCAAGCTAGTGCCACGCTCGCCCTCTCCCGCTCGCCCCGCCCCAGCCGAGTCCACCGCCTCGCCAAGTGCTTGCCTGGCGCGCCCTCGCCCTCCACGAGTGCGCCACGCCCTCGccgagcgccacgctcgcccagctCGCCTCACGCCGCCTCTCCTCACCCAAGCGAGTGCCACGCTCGCCCTCTCCCACTCGCCTCGCCCCAGCTGAGCCCACCGCCTCGCCAAGTGCTCGCCCGGCGCGCCCTCGCCCCGCACGAACGCGCCTCGCCCTCGCCCAGCGCCACTGCTCGCCCAGCGCTTGCTCGCCTGAGCGCCCCTCCTCCTACGCTCGACCAACGCCAAGCGCTCGCTTTCGTGATCCTACTTCTTGAGTATTTTTCCTCTGCTAATCCGGGTCAGTTCTCTCCTTTTGCTATTTGATTATCCATAACCTTATGTCTTCTTCCGATTCCAAGTCTAGTTACTCGAGTGGTTCCGAGAGGTCCAGCGGGTCTAGTGAATCTAGTGAGTCTAGCCAGAGTAGGATTTCCCTAGTTGATCATGACTTTACCCTTGATTCCCATGAGGAGCAAGTCACCACTCGTAGCCGTCCTGGTAAGGAAGTTCGCCATGTGACCCAACAGATGAACATATCTGAAGCGAATAACTTATGGTACGGTCATTTGTCATCTCATATCCCTCCTGGTAGCGAGTCAAAACTTAGGGCTCTGTGGCACATTCCTCCCGCCCATGAGATCATCATTCCTACCTCTGAGGACCGACCCTATCTAGCTCCCAAGGGCTATTACACCTTCTTTCAGCACCACCTCGATGCCGGTCTTCGTTTTCCTTGTGCGATTTCTTCCAAGAATTGAGCAAGTATTATCAGGTTTTGCTGTGCTATTCCGGGCCCTAGACCTCCCTTTGAATTGCACTACTTTCTCCTACTTCTTAGTTCTGTCTAGATCAAAAGAATGACCGTTTTGTGTGACTTCTCGGTCTAGCCATAAGCTTTTCGAGGGGACTCCCAGTCATGTCAAGGACTGGAAAAAAATACTTCTTCTTCATCCAACCACCCGAAGAATTGACTTGTTATACCGATTGATACCCCACTTTTTCCAAGCCTGAACTTTCCAAGGGTTATAAGAAGGATAAGGAGTATCTGGAGATAATGAGTGTACTAGGAGACCGATGCTTTAGCATTCCCCACCTTCTATCTGAAGATCTCCTGTGCCATGGTGGCGATatcccatggatgggcccactaCCCTTGGCTCATCCtcagcccaaatggaagaccgGCTCACCAAAGGCCTAGATATTCTGATTTATCAACATGCATTACAATTTACAATTATCGAGTTATACAAAAAAAATGTTGATTTCCCATCGGCTTCAGGAAACTTATTTTGTGCTTGTCTGCTAATTCGTTTTTGCATGTCAAGGGTCTGAAGTGCATCGATTCCATGTAGCTTGTATGTCACATTGTGAGTTTTATATTTCTGTCAAAATTTTGTTTGCAattttttcttgtttgtttGTCTTTTTTCTGTAGAATCGTTCTTCTCTTTCAAGGAAAAAAGTCTTGTAAATCCCGATTCAAGGCTTTCATGTTGCTTTTCCGGTTTCAGTTTCAAATGCGACTTCGACTACCAATCATTTGTTAGCCCCTCTATCTTTCTACCGTATTTTGCTGTGCAAAGAAATTCGAATTTGAGCGGCCCTCGCTTTGTTGTGATTCTGGTAAAATTAAACTGGCCGACTCAGTTTTCCCGTCAAGTTTGACGACTCTGTTCACAAATTCCAAATCTACAATAGCAATAGAGTTTCGTCGCATAACTGAATTAGAcaatagtttttttttctttacttaTTTTGGTGCTAGGCTTGATAGAGAGTTTTCATCCTCAATCCGTGCGATTTATAAAGGCAGAATTTTCactttttcaccatcatatcTAAGGATCAATCAATATCCAGCTCATTtccaaatttatttttggtataTTAACAATGAATTGCGTATTATCATGCATGTCATAAATGATGTTGATGAGAAAATTATGCAGCATTAATccatatattgaaaataatccATTCGTAGAATTGTTATGTCGTATTAAACAATATGTAGTACTTGTCGAAGAAATCAGGCTACATATTTGTAAAAATGTTGTTTTGGATCAACGCTGTTACAAGACTCCATCGGTTGACCAAGCTGCAACTATTTGGGTTTAAGAGAATAATCCCAACATACCCTTGTGACACTTTATTGCTGCAATATAAAATATGTAATTATTGAGAATATCATAAGATTATTACAATATTTTGCATCTCGATATATTTCTCAACAAAACAAGTAAGTCAGCATCAAAAGCTATACGGAGAACAAAATCGGATCGCAGATTTTATGACATCTGAAGTGTTGAAGATTGCTAAATGAATAAAGACAATCACGAATCTCCCGAACGAGCTATAAAAAATCATAGATGAAGATAAGATAGACATTGATATAAATAGAAAAATTCTTATACATTAAAATATCCTACTACAAAAattaataaagaaaaaatatcaaagtgttgCATGCTGATAAAAAGGACTATATATATTTATCTTCAGAGGTTAACTTGGATTACAAGGGATTGTCCCAAAGATAATTTTTTAAGAATCAAGATGTAACTGTAATGATGAAAGCTCCACTTCAACGTCTCACTCGAGAAGAAATTCGTGTAAGAGAACTAAATATCCTTTTGTCTTAAATAATCCATCAATTAGCCACCTTCTCCTTTGTCTGTTTCACAACGACGACTCGCACAGGTGTCCcctttccttttctttcttCACTATCCcggtctctctctctctctctctaaaAAGTCTATTTGTTCCTACTGTACGGAGACTTTGCAGTGATCtttcagatttttttggaaaactttgatGGGTTTTCTTTTTGAACGTTGCTAGGTCTCTCAATTGACTGCATATTCTTGAGGTACTTTCACGTATTGGTACTTCTTTATTTATTGCTTAAAAGATCGAGCTTTCCTGAAAAGTCTTTGGTGTTCGATTGAGTAAACTGAATTTGCTAGGGAATTGAGGGTGTCTGTTTTGGTTTGGTGAGGTATTCATTAAGCTACTAATATGTTTACTTTgtgtgtttttaaaattttttttctatagTAGATTATGAACTTATTCTCTGCTTTGTTTTGTTTGGTTTTTATTGGATGTTTTAatgttattatttaattttgacTGATCCTTGTTTAGATCACCTATGTCTCGTGTACTTGTCTGTTGATGAAGCTAATTATTATGACTTGCAACTATATAGTTTTCCTCATCTTATCTTGGTGAGGGTTGAGATTGTAGCTCCAAGCTGCAAAGGGGATGTTTTCTGATACACGCACGGCACCTGGTTCTATGCCGTGCGAAACCGGGTAGCTTCAATCTTGGTTAATTTGTTGGCCACCACGAAAGGGACTTGTCCATTCTCAAACTCACGTTCAAGGCTTGTGTTGTTAATTCACTCTGCACAAATGGCATCGTGTTATTAAGCAGAGAGTCATTTATAGTATAGGCTTGTTTGTAATGTCAAATATATGGACGTTTATTGTTACAATTTTCTGATGCCTGGGTTAAATTGATTGGCGGTTACTGATTTGCATTTAAGCTAATGTAAGAAGCTTTGATTTCACCAAAGATTATTTGGCTGCCACGGATAAGCTTTGAGATGTCTTCCATTCTTGAGAATCAATGCAAGACACAGAAGTCTTTAGCTGAGGTGATCTCCCTCCTGTTATACTTTCTAACGTATTTTGGTTCTATGACATCAGTAATGAAATTATAGGAATCTGATGTTTTTCTTTTGTTATAGGTTGTTAGCACCGAGAAAAGGTTGTTACCTTTAATGTACTCCAAAGGTATCTTACATGGTGACGTTCTTGAGGTATACCATGAAGTCAGAACAGGATTGGAGAAAATTCTTTTGTCAActgatcagatggcagagattcaAGACGTGGAATATCTTCTATGGAAGCTGCACTACAAGCATATTAACGAATTCCGCAAAAGAATCAGTCAACAATATTTGGATAAAGATAAGGTTAAGGAGACTCATCCTCAAAACGGTAATTCTCCAAGCAAATTTGATCTTCATTTGGAAGGATTCAAGTCGTTCTTATCAGAAGCATATGAATTCTATAATGGTTTGATTCTCAAACTTAAACGAAGTTGTGGACTTCTGGGGGAAGGTTTCCTGGACAATGATGCTAGTTCGTTTTCTGTTGAGCCAACGAAGCTGCGCAAATGTTTATTTACATGCCACCGCCTTTTGATTTGTTTGGGTGATTTGGCTAGGTATGCAGAAATTCTTAAAAAACCCGATACTCGAAAATGGTCAGTGGCAGCAAACTACTACCTAAAAGCAACCAAAATTTGGCCAGAAAGTGGAAATTCTCATAATCAGGTAGATGATCCAACTATATCAAATTCATTATACAACTTGAAATAAAAGTaggtatatttttttttgtctgcAGTTGGCTTTGCTGGCAACATATGTTGGGGATTCTTTTCTTGCATTGTACCATTCGTTGAGGAGTTTGGAGGCGAAAGAGCCATTTCCTGATGCTTGGAGAAACCTTGTGCTACTCTTTGAAGAGGTAAATGTAGTTTTTGGCTACTGGATTTCACTTGACGGCAACTGATTCAAATGGATTATTTCTTAGGTGATGGAAATTAAGAAACGATTTTTTTGGTGGATTTTCAGAAAAAGTCTACTCAGTTGCCCTCATTTTCTACTGTGGTATCATTCGACTTTTATGATATACCCGGAAGAAATTTCTTGCACAATAAATCTACTGCAGAGAATAGTTCTTCAAAAGAAACAGAAATAGCTGAGATGAAGAATGCTTGTGCTGAAATATTTGATCCGTGGCCATCTGTCATCCGAACTATAAGCTTCTTCATAATAAGATCCAGGTACTTATCTATACCATAATATTTACGCCTTAGCTATTGACTGCTTGATGCATATGTGCATTACTATTACTTCAACctatgatatataaattaatggtTGATTTTAATGCAGTTTGGAGGAATTTCCCTGCACATTCACTCATATGTTGAGCAGTTTAGAAGCTTTATTAGTAGTTGATGATGCAGAACTTACTGCAACAATGGAGTCTTATCAATTTGTGGATTCACTGATAAAGGCTCCTTATCGTGCCATTCAACTTGTTTCCACGTTCATCTTCATGCTTCATAGACTGGTCCAGAACCCAAAACTAAAAGACCCAACAGGGATAGATGAGAAGATGCAGTCTGAATATACACCATTAGCGTTGGCTACTGTTTTCATTTGCATGGGCCGACTCACTGAGAGATGTCAGAAGTGTAACATGGCGAAATGCCCACTTTTACCAGCGGTGCTGGTTTTCGTGGAGTGGTTAGTCGGAGCACTTGATGAAGCAGAAATGCATGTTACTGATGAAAGGGTTGTGAATGCCATGACTTACTTTTTCAGTGTTTTATCTGAGTTCTTGAACAGACTTGATCAAAACGAGAGCGTGATAGATGCAGATAATACTGCTCTTTGGGAAGATCATGAGTTGAGAGGCTTTTGCCCGTTAGCCCATGTGCATGAAATGCTGGATTTCACCACCACTTACAAGGAATGGAGGGACGATTGTGATAAAAGGCGTTCTCGGCGTATATTTCATGCTGCAACAAGAATTGTGGACCGAGCCAAAAGTCCGCAAG
This window of the Primulina tabacum isolate GXHZ01 chromosome 4, ASM2559414v2, whole genome shotgun sequence genome carries:
- the LOC142542616 gene encoding nonsense-mediated mRNA decay factor SMG7-like isoform X1, giving the protein MSSILENQCKTQKSLAEVVSTEKRLLPLMYSKGILHGDVLEVYHEVRTGLEKILLSTDQMAEIQDVEYLLWKLHYKHINEFRKRISQQYLDKDKVKETHPQNGNSPSKFDLHLEGFKSFLSEAYEFYNGLILKLKRSCGLLGEGFLDNDASSFSVEPTKLRKCLFTCHRLLICLGDLARYAEILKKPDTRKWSVAANYYLKATKIWPESGNSHNQLALLATYVGDSFLALYHSLRSLEAKEPFPDAWRNLVLLFEEKKSTQLPSFSTVVSFDFYDIPGRNFLHNKSTAENSSSKETEIAEMKNACAEIFDPWPSVIRTISFFIIRSSLEEFPCTFTHMLSSLEALLVVDDAELTATMESYQFVDSLIKAPYRAIQLVSTFIFMLHRLVQNPKLKDPTGIDEKMQSEYTPLALATVFICMGRLTERCQKCNMAKCPLLPAVLVFVEWLVGALDEAEMHVTDERVVNAMTYFFSVLSEFLNRLDQNESVIDADNTALWEDHELRGFCPLAHVHEMLDFTTTYKEWRDDCDKRRSRRIFHAATRIVDRAKSPQDWISRDKEGRNFCSFKKEKCLSQAELLTGSDSSLEVIISAETSSTLKKTQLMIAEDEEVILFKPIARHNSAPIYTPQSTTCPVGPEATDTQKTLLDECLRRATTFSTSQQSEDGDSFSFCSTVSDSGQHKLFKDLTTHSTGPPSLSAWVLNRGVSKYETENGKKDFNEHKKLSPIEEIASISLSDLSILERKNFKIGHRPISTISYNSSPYVAPLPSAPLLPENAVWSKMSPLISPEYQNGSDGILGAAPYTNGVSNRSPVGSSPHRISGLVDGYPPVLRMSSSEWLYHYRNSQNVENTSNHISPPVYNTHPAFENFQANQVSSLDLCDQWGNHLVSNPMVYLGSPQLYANTYPVYGSADQEQTREKFFTAYQRPVPYLCGVGAEIRQEQPPLLQYLKEREWLLQPELQLRGHTFTGN
- the LOC142542616 gene encoding nonsense-mediated mRNA decay factor SMG7-like isoform X2 — protein: MSSILENQCKTQKSLAEVVSTEKRLLPLMYSKGILHGDVLEVYHEVRTGLEKILLSTDQMAEIQDVEYLLWKLHYKHINEFRKRISQQYLDKDKVKETHPQNGNSPSKFDLHLEGFKSFLSEAYEFYNGLILKLKRSCGLLGEGFLDNDASSFSVEPTKLRKCLFTCHRLLICLGDLARYAEILKKPDTRKWSVAANYYLKATKIWPESGNSHNQLALLATYVGDSFLALYHSLRSLEAKEPFPDAWRNLVLLFEENKSTAENSSSKETEIAEMKNACAEIFDPWPSVIRTISFFIIRSSLEEFPCTFTHMLSSLEALLVVDDAELTATMESYQFVDSLIKAPYRAIQLVSTFIFMLHRLVQNPKLKDPTGIDEKMQSEYTPLALATVFICMGRLTERCQKCNMAKCPLLPAVLVFVEWLVGALDEAEMHVTDERVVNAMTYFFSVLSEFLNRLDQNESVIDADNTALWEDHELRGFCPLAHVHEMLDFTTTYKEWRDDCDKRRSRRIFHAATRIVDRAKSPQDWISRDKEGRNFCSFKKEKCLSQAELLTGSDSSLEVIISAETSSTLKKTQLMIAEDEEVILFKPIARHNSAPIYTPQSTTCPVGPEATDTQKTLLDECLRRATTFSTSQQSEDGDSFSFCSTVSDSGQHKLFKDLTTHSTGPPSLSAWVLNRGVSKYETENGKKDFNEHKKLSPIEEIASISLSDLSILERKNFKIGHRPISTISYNSSPYVAPLPSAPLLPENAVWSKMSPLISPEYQNGSDGILGAAPYTNGVSNRSPVGSSPHRISGLVDGYPPVLRMSSSEWLYHYRNSQNVENTSNHISPPVYNTHPAFENFQANQVSSLDLCDQWGNHLVSNPMVYLGSPQLYANTYPVYGSADQEQTREKFFTAYQRPVPYLCGVGAEIRQEQPPLLQYLKEREWLLQPELQLRGHTFTGN